In the genome of Sporocytophaga myxococcoides, the window CAATTGCTTACGTGGGACTCATATTCTGGTGGCTTACAATAAAACCTTCTCATAAAAGAGAATGGCGTCCGGAAGTTGCCGTGATGCCAAGGGCAACAATCAATGGAGATACAATTCATATATCAGGATATAGAAACTTTGTATATAAATCTTATAATGACTTTACCGTTCGTCTGGAAGAACGTGACTATTTACTTTCTCATCTGACATCAGTAGACTTTTTCATCTCATACTGGCATGTAGGACCAGTAGGGCATACATTTGTCAGTTTTAATTTTGATAATGCTCTACCGCTTTGCATTTCCATTGAAACACGTCCGGAAGTTGGAGAAGGCTTCGCTCCTATTGCTTCACTCTTTAAGCAATTTGAGTTGATCTATGTGGTCGGAGATGAAAGGGATATTGTGGGTGTTCGCACCAACCACAGACACGAAGAAGTATATCTTTATCCTATAAGGATTGCTCCTGAAAATGCACGAAAGCTTTTACTGATCTACCTATCACGAGTTAATCAACTAGCAGATCATCCTGAATTTTATCACTTACTGAGCAATAACTGCACAATTAATATAGTTCGATATGCGAATAAAGCAGGACGAAAAGGGCGCTTTTATTTATATCATTTTCTGAATGGATTTATAGATCAGTATCTTTATTATAGAGGGTTTATCAATACAAAAATGCCTTTTGAAGAACTGCGGAAACTTTCAAAGATTAACGATGTAGCTCAGGCAGGTGAAGCGGAACATTCTCAGGACTTTTCGAAAAACATTCGTGCGAATTTGCCAAAAGTTGAAAAGTAAAAAGACATAGACCTGTATATTTTATTCTCGTAAAATAAAACTACAAACCATTATTATCAACACCTTACCTCTCACTCCTCTCTATACATATTTAATTCCCCCACAAGCTGGCATTTCTTTTGTTGGCCTTAAGTAAAATTTCTTAAGCCATTTTTAAGTTCTACCTATGAAGACCAATCTTTTAGTTATCCTTTTTCTCCCGCTGACTTTATGTTCTGCCTTTGCTCAAACAAACTTTCATGATCGATTAGCCGACTCTGCCCTCGTTTTAACCAAACAAAAAGTCGTATATGATCCGACTTATTTCGCTATTAAATACCCCAATGGTGACGTACCTGATGGTAAAGGAGTTTGTACTGATGTTGTAATCCGGGCTTACAGAAAATTAGGCATTGACCTTCAGAAAGAAGTGCATGAAGACATGAAAGTCAACTTCAGCAAATACCCCAACAAATGGGGACTTACCAAGCCAGATAAAAACATAGACCACAGGCGCGTACCTAATCTCATGGTGTTTTTTTCAAGACATAACAGCACACAACCAATTTCTCAAAATCCGAAAGATTATCTTCCGGGAGATGTAGTCTGCTGGAACCTATATGATGCTGTAACGCATATAGGTGTTGTGGTTAAAAACAAATCAGCAGATGGACAAAGACATCTCGTAGTTCACAATATTGGAGCAGGACAGGTTATAGAAGATTGTTTATTCAGCTACAAAATTATCGGGCATTACAGATATAAAAAGTAAGAATGTAAAACCAAAGACCTGGATAATTTTTGTAGTATTTTATTTAAAGTAGGTTTTCTATTTAAGCGAGACGCTTATGATATTTTGGGCACAAGCGAGGACGCTTGCACCAGCTTCAGAAAGGATTAGCATATGTTTTCAAATTAAATATTTTAGTCAATTATCAAGGTATAAGTCACGTGATGCTTGTTATCCTTCCTGTACCATTCTCTTCTCTGCAGCCAGTCTTTCTGAAACAAAGTGCCTTTTACAGAAACCTCAAGCTTCTTAAAAGCTTCCATCCGTGCTTTATAATAATCAGCTGCATGTTCCGTCGATAATCTTTAAGAACTATCTTTGATTGACCTGGAGGGATTTCATGGACAGAAAGACTATCCTTATTAGTATTATTAGGAATCACCTTTATTGTCAGTTTATCATTTAAATTATTCACCATCAGATAATCGATACCGGTTATTGGATCGTAAAAACAAGAGCTGAGAAAAAAGACTAAAATTGGGTAGATTTTTTTCATATAAAAAATTGTAAAAAATTATTACTCAATAGGTTTTAAAAGTCATTTGTCGACAACTGATAAACAGTAATATGAATCCTTAAATTTTAGTCTTCAACTTTAAAAATTTCAGAAGTATATTTATACTCGTCAAAATTAGAGCTTGTCAACTGTATATAAGAATGTTCTTTTACCTGAAGTATTCTTACTGTTATCAGGGCATTCTTAGGAAACCTCGGAAATAACCTGACAGAGTTTTTTGCGGGACGTAGTGTATAAATACTATCACTTTTCCAGTTTACAATAAACACAGCTTGCACTCCGATTTTTTCCATAAACTCAATCTGACGATTTCCTTTTCGAATGATAACATAATCTCCATCAGTATCAGAGGGAACCCTGAATTTCCCATGTCTGAAATTTCTTATATCCGAAGTTTGTCCAAAAAGGTTTAAGGAAAACAATAAGAATGCGGCAGTAAAAAGTAATGGTTTCATTAAAGTCATTCTGATTTAGCCATACAATTTAATGAATTTTAGATAAAAAAAATAACTCCATAGGTTCTCAAACACTTACAGGATGAGCATATTCAAATAAAAAATGAAATAATCCAACTGGGGAGCATTTCACCTAACCCCCAAAAAAAACAAAAGGACTGTTGCAAACACAACAGTCCTTCTACCTATATAATTGATTGTTAACACTTATTTTTTAATCACCTTGAACGTCTTAGTTTCATTTATGATTACAAAATACATTCCTGGTCTCTGCTCTGAAAAAGGCACTACTAAATTATCGCCTTCCCCTTCGTATTTGCTTATCGGCTCTCCCATGGAATTGTATATCGCTATAGAATTCAACCCCTTAGAAACTTTTATATTTAAATGATCCTCTACAAGAGTAGGATAAATTTCAAAAACCGTTTCAGTATTACTCTTCGCTTCTATACTGGTAATGGTGCAAACATCTTTCAAAGCAGGCAATTCATCCACCGTTAGAACATAGTCATTTGCAAAGTTTTTCTTCCACAAATTCCAGTCTGTAAATGCACTAATATTTCCACTTGCATAATCGCCATACCATGGCATGTACCAGGACCAAGCGGCTTCATCTCTTATGAGCAAATCAGCATCAGGACTAGCCTCAACTTCAGTAAGAGCTAACATCTTCTTGCCCTGATACCTGTCGTTTAAAGCATTAAACTTTAATATCTGAGAACCATGATCTCCATTTACATTATAAAGGTCCACACCAACAATATCTACATAATCATCTCCAGGATACCATTGCTCATCATTTCCATTATTCGTCCATACCCAGAGCAGGTTTCTCAAGCCATGTACATTCACCATTCTGTCGTACATCAGTCTCCACAGCTTTTGCAAATCAGCTCCTGATTTTGCCCCCCACCAGAACCAGCCACCTGCTGCCTCATGCAAAGGTCTCCATAATAAAGGGATATTATTATTCTGGAATTCCAACAGTCTTTCTGAGATCGCATCAATATCGCTCATCATAGCTTTATATTCAGCAGAAGAAGGATCATTTACTTTTGATATATCAAAGTTAGTCACTTCGTTTACAGGCTTATTCCCATCTGGAACATAAAACCCTTCTGTCTTTTTCAGCGGATCTCTCCAGTGCCACATCATGGTTACAATACCATTTTTGGCTGTCCAGATTTTAGCATCCTTCAGATTTTGCTGCTCATCATACCAGCTGTATCCCCTGTTGTTATGCATAAAGTCAAGCCCTAAAATACCAGGCTCTTTACCGGTCTGTGATTTTAGTATATTGGTTTCATCAAAACTCGCCAGTGTCATTACTCCAGAAATGATTTTCTGACCATAATTCTGAAGCAGATAATTATAAAGACAAGCCGCTTCATCAGTAGGGTGTTGGGTAGACAAAGTTTGTGTCAGGTTGAATCTGGCACCTGCTACTTCTTCCAGCTCAATATAATCAACATTTACCCAGCCCCAGCTTTTGCTAATTTCAATCACATGTGTACCGGCAATAAGCTTTTGATTTGAAACCACTTTTAGTTTAACATATTCTGACTCTGTAGTGCTGAAATCAACAGATAGTGCGTTGGGAGTACCCGGATCGATAGTTAAAACATTGGTCTTATTGCCGTTTGGAGAAGCTATCATTAAATAAATATTGTAATTCGCAGCTTTACTGATCACTGCATCGACTTTAAATCCACTATCTTTAGTAGATACCGCCTTACCTCCTGAACAGGAAGCACATGTAATCACTTCTGCCCCGTTTGCTAAAGGCGTTAGAGTTCCATCCTCAGCTTCCAGCTTAGCAGAGAACTCTGCCTGTACCTCTTCAAGTTCAATGTAGTCTACATTAACCCAACCCCAGCTTTTCTCAAAAACGAAAGTATGAGCTCCAGCTGTGAGTTTAAGATTGCTCATCAATTTCACTCTTAAAA includes:
- a CDS encoding Lnb N-terminal periplasmic domain-containing protein, with translation MKSLLGILGSILSSVLIFFLLLWGTLAIYFSNLPIFVLRVVLSIIFLVFGVWAIWISRQPKLIFIFAIAYVGLIFWWLTIKPSHKREWRPEVAVMPRATINGDTIHISGYRNFVYKSYNDFTVRLEERDYLLSHLTSVDFFISYWHVGPVGHTFVSFNFDNALPLCISIETRPEVGEGFAPIASLFKQFELIYVVGDERDIVGVRTNHRHEEVYLYPIRIAPENARKLLLIYLSRVNQLADHPEFYHLLSNNCTINIVRYANKAGRKGRFYLYHFLNGFIDQYLYYRGFINTKMPFEELRKLSKINDVAQAGEAEHSQDFSKNIRANLPKVEK
- a CDS encoding DUF1287 domain-containing protein, with the translated sequence MKTNLLVILFLPLTLCSAFAQTNFHDRLADSALVLTKQKVVYDPTYFAIKYPNGDVPDGKGVCTDVVIRAYRKLGIDLQKEVHEDMKVNFSKYPNKWGLTKPDKNIDHRRVPNLMVFFSRHNSTQPISQNPKDYLPGDVVCWNLYDAVTHIGVVVKNKSADGQRHLVVHNIGAGQVIEDCLFSYKIIGHYRYKK
- a CDS encoding glycosyl hydrolase: MILKFTRSLIVFSVLFFAGQAYGQKFEAESATLAPATSNPAIVQACDSCSNKAIVSTRESGFSLPLSVAKEAKYNVYIKVSAAYGPKINTIKLDDLSTSLELAENPAFLRVKLMSNLKLTAGAHTFVFEKSWGWVNVDYIELEEVQAEFSAKLEAEDGTLTPLANGAEVITCASCSGGKAVSTKDSGFKVDAVISKAANYNIYLMIASPNGNKTNVLTIDPGTPNALSVDFSTTESEYVKLKVVSNQKLIAGTHVIEISKSWGWVNVDYIELEEVAGARFNLTQTLSTQHPTDEAACLYNYLLQNYGQKIISGVMTLASFDETNILKSQTGKEPGILGLDFMHNNRGYSWYDEQQNLKDAKIWTAKNGIVTMMWHWRDPLKKTEGFYVPDGNKPVNEVTNFDISKVNDPSSAEYKAMMSDIDAISERLLEFQNNNIPLLWRPLHEAAGGWFWWGAKSGADLQKLWRLMYDRMVNVHGLRNLLWVWTNNGNDEQWYPGDDYVDIVGVDLYNVNGDHGSQILKFNALNDRYQGKKMLALTEVEASPDADLLIRDEAAWSWYMPWYGDYASGNISAFTDWNLWKKNFANDYVLTVDELPALKDVCTITSIEAKSNTETVFEIYPTLVEDHLNIKVSKGLNSIAIYNSMGEPISKYEGEGDNLVVPFSEQRPGMYFVIINETKTFKVIKK